The following coding sequences lie in one Spirosoma sp. KUDC1026 genomic window:
- a CDS encoding cation diffusion facilitator family transporter, whose product MLTSQQLKYRWMGISLGMSLVLLVIKFTAYFLTFSTAILTDAVESIVNVIASGFAFYSIYLAGQPRDQNHPYGHGKIEFLSSGFEGAMILSAGIVIFWQAILTYFEPKTLSHLDWGIALVGVTAVANGFVGWSLIRSGAKTNSLALDADGRHLMTDALSSVVVMVGVALIKLTGQFWIDSTLSLLISFVIVYNGFQLIRQSVARLMDATDVPTLERVVTLLNVHRDENWIDVHNLRVQRYGADLHVDCHLTLPYYWQLEQVHNQVHLFEDTLKDGFNNEVEIFVHSDPCEQACCHYCRVADCPVRAFAFVRDVDWTPANLPLNQKHFVPLSPQDIR is encoded by the coding sequence ATGCTGACTTCACAACAACTGAAATACCGTTGGATGGGCATCTCGCTGGGGATGAGCCTTGTTCTGCTGGTCATAAAATTTACGGCTTATTTCCTGACGTTCTCAACGGCGATTCTGACCGATGCCGTTGAATCCATCGTCAACGTCATTGCCAGCGGCTTTGCTTTCTACAGCATTTACCTGGCTGGTCAGCCCCGCGACCAGAACCACCCGTACGGGCACGGGAAAATCGAATTTCTGTCGTCGGGTTTTGAGGGCGCGATGATCCTTTCGGCCGGAATCGTCATTTTCTGGCAGGCAATTCTCACCTACTTTGAACCCAAAACGCTCAGCCACCTCGACTGGGGTATTGCGCTGGTGGGCGTAACGGCGGTGGCCAACGGCTTTGTGGGCTGGAGCCTGATCCGGTCCGGGGCAAAAACCAACTCACTGGCACTCGACGCCGATGGGCGGCACCTGATGACAGATGCGCTCAGCAGCGTTGTTGTTATGGTGGGCGTGGCGCTGATCAAACTGACGGGTCAGTTCTGGATCGACAGCACGTTGTCGCTGCTGATCTCGTTTGTGATCGTTTACAACGGATTTCAGCTCATCCGGCAGTCGGTAGCCCGGCTCATGGACGCGACCGACGTACCGACGCTGGAACGGGTGGTTACCCTGCTGAACGTGCACCGGGACGAGAACTGGATCGACGTTCACAACCTGCGGGTGCAGCGCTACGGGGCTGACCTGCACGTCGACTGCCACCTGACCCTGCCCTATTACTGGCAACTGGAACAGGTACATAACCAGGTTCATCTGTTTGAAGATACGCTGAAAGACGGCTTTAACAACGAGGTCGAAATCTTTGTCCACTCGGACCCCTGCGAACAGGCCTGCTGCCACTACTGCCGCGTAGCCGACTGCCCCGTTCGGGCGTTTGCGTTCGTACGCGACGTTGACTGGACGCCCGCTAATCTCCCGCTGAACCAAAAGCATTTTGTCCCGCTAAGTCCCCAGGATATTCGTTAA
- a CDS encoding NUDIX domain-containing protein, giving the protein MNEVVNPWQTLNSAVKYENNWLAVRHEEVITPAGSPGIYGVVSFKNKATGVVPIDADGNTYLVGQYRYPLNEYSWEIPEGGSPLGTDPLDSAKRELKEETGLEAAKWTQLSRIHTSNSATDEEGFIYLAEELTEGEHEPEETEDLKVWKLPLAQAVDMVMNSQITDAISVSGLLMVARLRGV; this is encoded by the coding sequence ATGAACGAAGTTGTAAACCCCTGGCAAACGCTCAATTCGGCCGTTAAATACGAAAATAACTGGTTGGCGGTCAGGCATGAAGAAGTCATCACACCTGCCGGATCGCCCGGTATTTACGGCGTTGTCAGTTTCAAAAACAAGGCGACCGGCGTCGTTCCCATTGACGCCGACGGCAATACGTATCTGGTTGGGCAGTACCGCTACCCCCTGAACGAATATTCCTGGGAAATCCCGGAAGGCGGCTCTCCGCTGGGTACCGATCCGCTCGATTCGGCGAAGCGAGAGCTGAAAGAAGAAACGGGGCTGGAAGCCGCCAAATGGACCCAGCTTTCCCGCATCCATACCTCCAACTCCGCCACGGACGAAGAAGGGTTTATCTATTTAGCCGAGGAACTGACCGAAGGCGAACACGAGCCCGAAGAAACCGAAGATTTGAAAGTCTGGAAATTGCCACTGGCGCAGGCCGTCGATATGGTGATGAACAGCCAGATCACCGACGCCATCAGCGTGAGCGGGTTGTTGATGGTAGCGCGGCTGCGCGGGGTTTAA
- a CDS encoding LysE family translocator, producing the protein MLFLPILYGFLVGVALCLTFGTVFFALIQNSVDNGFRSGMKIILGVIVGDTLFVLAALLGTSFLPKIDGFEYIMAGVGVVFLTAMGLVNILKGTPRLAYPKTSFGNFIYYFTTGFFLNALNPVNFVSWVAIVAYIRTHFHYTDAQQYAFMSASLVGVFLTETALAYYANRLKRFFTPRVVLIFNRVTGVVFLIGAVNIAYSRLYEPLVAYLHR; encoded by the coding sequence GTGCTTTTTTTACCAATACTATACGGCTTTCTGGTCGGAGTGGCGCTTTGCCTGACGTTCGGAACCGTTTTCTTTGCCCTTATTCAAAACAGCGTCGATAACGGCTTCCGCTCCGGAATGAAAATCATTCTGGGGGTGATTGTAGGCGATACGTTGTTTGTGCTGGCGGCCCTGCTCGGTACGTCGTTTCTACCAAAAATCGACGGCTTTGAGTACATCATGGCGGGCGTTGGCGTCGTGTTCCTGACGGCCATGGGACTGGTCAATATTTTGAAAGGAACCCCCCGGCTGGCGTATCCCAAAACCAGCTTCGGTAACTTCATCTATTACTTTACGACCGGCTTTTTCCTGAATGCGCTCAACCCGGTCAACTTCGTATCCTGGGTAGCGATCGTAGCCTACATCCGGACGCATTTTCATTACACCGACGCCCAGCAATACGCGTTTATGAGCGCCAGCCTGGTAGGCGTTTTTCTGACCGAAACGGCTCTGGCCTATTACGCAAACCGCCTGAAGCGATTCTTTACCCCCCGCGTGGTGCTGATTTTCAACCGCGTTACGGGCGTTGTTTTCCTGATTGGGGCTGTCAACATCGCCTATTCCCGGCTCTACGAACCGTTGGTTGCTTATTTGCACCGGTAG
- a CDS encoding HXXEE domain-containing protein: MKFLYRHWPDLSAGLALCCLLHLYDNMTLSDVSFLLLLNFTGLLAQQYEQYKFPGLFPRRLNELAYQSNQPDNYPLNPTSAFVLNSLFGWGLYGSAAFFGDQWLWLGVAVVVVSVGSWVYYIWLFNIRGRQVYAPGMVAGCLFSLPAAGYFVWYILAYQVAAPVDYGLGLLLGVGVLLLPRWVVRWLADPNTRYVF; the protein is encoded by the coding sequence ATGAAATTTCTGTACCGCCACTGGCCCGATCTGAGTGCGGGGCTGGCTTTGTGCTGCCTGCTGCATCTCTACGATAACATGACCCTGTCCGATGTATCGTTTCTGCTTTTGCTCAACTTTACGGGGCTGCTGGCGCAACAGTATGAGCAGTATAAATTTCCGGGCCTGTTTCCCCGCCGGCTGAATGAACTGGCGTACCAGAGCAATCAGCCTGATAATTATCCGCTGAATCCAACGTCAGCCTTTGTACTGAATAGCCTGTTTGGGTGGGGACTCTACGGATCGGCGGCTTTTTTCGGCGACCAGTGGCTCTGGTTGGGAGTTGCTGTTGTCGTTGTTTCCGTCGGAAGCTGGGTATATTACATCTGGTTGTTCAACATCCGGGGCCGACAAGTTTACGCACCCGGTATGGTGGCAGGCTGTCTGTTTTCCCTCCCTGCGGCCGGATATTTTGTGTGGTATATCCTGGCGTATCAGGTTGCAGCGCCGGTCGATTACGGACTTGGTTTACTCCTGGGCGTAGGTGTACTGCTGCTCCCAAGATGGGTAGTCCGCTGGCTGGCCGATCCGAATACGCGTTACGTTTTTTAG
- a CDS encoding GH3 auxin-responsive promoter family protein, with product MALLGRMLKNGIRLTNSAVQLRRSNPIRQQRKAFRKLISKAQFTEFGRTYQFDALLSAVETDKSKAFYDLYKQNVPIHDYNRIFDTWWHRALAGERDITWPGRVKYFALSSGTSEAATKYIPVTKTMSKAIQRTSIRQILTLGRYQNLPSTLYEKGYLMLGGSTQLNAREGHYEGDLSGITASKIPFWFQRFYKPGKDIARERDWALKLDEITEQAGNWDIGYVVGVPAWIQLLMEKIIARYNVKTIHDVWPNLMVFCHGGVSFEPYRQGFEKLLAHPITYIETYLASEGFIAYQSHPNAAGMQLVLDNGLFFEFIPFNEQNFSADGELVAKPETLMIDEVQEGKEYALLLSTCSGAWRYLIGDTIRFVDKSKSEIVITGRTKHFLSLCGEHLSVDNMNKALEMTADDLGIAVREFTVAGVPYDTLFAHHWYVGTDDAVDATELRNRLDTHLKDLNDDYATERQHALKEVTVTVLPTATFYDWMNRKGKMGGQHKFPRVLKKALIADWQGFLAERGYAQPHQ from the coding sequence ATGGCATTATTAGGCAGAATGCTCAAAAACGGAATCCGGCTCACGAATTCCGCCGTTCAGCTCCGTCGATCCAACCCTATTCGGCAGCAGCGCAAAGCCTTCCGAAAACTTATTTCAAAAGCCCAGTTCACCGAATTTGGACGAACGTACCAGTTCGATGCGCTGCTCAGCGCCGTAGAAACCGACAAGAGCAAAGCGTTCTACGACTTGTATAAACAGAACGTACCCATCCACGATTACAACCGGATTTTCGATACCTGGTGGCACCGGGCACTGGCTGGCGAACGCGACATTACCTGGCCGGGCCGGGTCAAATATTTCGCGCTCAGTTCGGGCACGTCGGAAGCGGCCACCAAATACATTCCGGTAACGAAAACCATGTCGAAAGCCATCCAGCGGACCAGCATCCGCCAGATTCTGACGCTGGGTCGTTACCAGAATCTGCCGTCGACCCTGTACGAAAAAGGGTACCTGATGCTGGGCGGCAGCACACAGCTCAACGCCCGCGAAGGACACTACGAAGGCGATCTGAGTGGCATTACAGCCAGCAAAATTCCGTTCTGGTTTCAGCGGTTCTATAAACCGGGAAAAGACATTGCCCGCGAGCGGGACTGGGCGCTGAAACTCGACGAGATTACCGAACAGGCCGGCAACTGGGATATTGGCTACGTAGTGGGCGTACCAGCCTGGATTCAGCTGCTGATGGAGAAGATCATTGCCCGATATAACGTAAAAACCATTCACGATGTCTGGCCGAACCTGATGGTCTTCTGCCACGGCGGGGTGTCGTTCGAGCCGTATCGGCAGGGTTTCGAGAAGCTTCTCGCCCACCCTATTACGTATATCGAGACGTATCTGGCGTCTGAGGGGTTCATTGCCTACCAGTCGCACCCCAACGCGGCCGGTATGCAGCTGGTGCTGGACAACGGCCTGTTTTTTGAGTTTATTCCCTTCAACGAGCAGAACTTCAGCGCCGACGGTGAGCTGGTGGCGAAACCGGAAACGCTGATGATTGACGAGGTGCAGGAAGGAAAGGAGTATGCGCTGCTGCTGTCAACCTGCTCGGGTGCCTGGCGTTACCTTATTGGCGATACAATTCGTTTTGTCGACAAAAGCAAATCGGAAATCGTTATCACGGGCCGCACGAAGCACTTCCTGAGCCTGTGCGGAGAGCACCTGTCGGTCGATAACATGAATAAGGCGCTCGAAATGACAGCCGACGATCTGGGCATTGCGGTTCGGGAGTTTACCGTGGCCGGGGTACCCTACGATACGTTGTTTGCTCACCACTGGTACGTAGGAACGGACGACGCGGTAGATGCAACGGAACTCCGCAACCGACTCGATACACATCTGAAAGACTTAAACGACGACTACGCCACCGAGCGGCAGCACGCCCTCAAGGAGGTAACCGTGACCGTACTGCCGACCGCTACGTTTTACGACTGGATGAATCGGAAGGGAAAAATGGGGGGCCAGCATAAGTTTCCCCGCGTTTTGAAGAAAGCGCTCATCGCCGACTGGCAAGGTTTTCTGGCCGAACGGGGGTATGCCCAGCCGCACCAATAG
- the surE gene encoding 5'/3'-nucleotidase SurE, translating to MADKKPLILISNDDGITAHGIRTLVDLMKQLGSVVVVAPNSPQSGMGHAITIANPIRLYPSDIFGDVPAYECSGTPADCVKLGKHHILKDRTPDLVVSGINHGSNSAISVLYSGTMSAAIEAAIEGIPAIGFSLGDFTRQPDFSHTHDHILSIADAVLTNGMKRGTALNVNFPAKSAEPLKGIRICRQANAKWQEVFDERRDPHGRRYFWLAGEFVNYDTHAEDTDEYALSQNYTSVVPCQYDMTAYGMLDTLKNWNL from the coding sequence ATGGCCGATAAAAAACCTCTGATCCTGATTTCAAACGACGATGGCATTACGGCACATGGCATCCGAACGCTGGTAGACCTGATGAAGCAGCTGGGCTCGGTGGTCGTCGTAGCGCCCAACAGCCCTCAGTCGGGTATGGGCCATGCTATTACAATTGCCAACCCCATCCGGCTCTACCCTTCTGATATTTTCGGTGACGTACCGGCCTACGAATGTTCGGGTACTCCCGCTGACTGCGTGAAGCTCGGCAAACACCATATTCTGAAAGACCGCACCCCTGATCTGGTCGTTAGTGGCATCAACCACGGGAGCAACTCGGCGATCAGCGTCCTGTATTCGGGTACCATGTCGGCGGCTATTGAAGCGGCCATCGAAGGGATTCCGGCTATCGGTTTTTCGCTGGGGGATTTCACCCGGCAACCCGATTTTTCGCATACCCACGATCACATTCTTTCCATTGCCGACGCGGTTTTGACGAACGGCATGAAACGCGGCACGGCTTTGAACGTTAACTTCCCGGCTAAATCCGCCGAGCCGCTAAAGGGTATCCGCATCTGTCGGCAGGCCAATGCCAAATGGCAGGAGGTCTTCGACGAGCGACGCGATCCTCACGGCCGCCGGTATTTCTGGCTGGCGGGCGAGTTTGTCAATTACGACACCCACGCCGAAGACACCGACGAGTATGCGCTGTCGCAGAATTACACGTCTGTAGTACCATGTCAGTATGATATGACCGCCTACGGCATGCTCGATACGTTGAAAAACTGGAACCTGTAA
- a CDS encoding prefoldin domain-containing protein, with product MATPDFSQLGGSTDVEKRSFWSRPEGMLGMIVLAGIAGFGLVYFNRIVEFLIRVTSNVLELSLLLGALGVLIFLFTSRDVRTAVFFLFKSLMRSITGTVIQLNPIAIMKIYIDDLKKKRQQMQGQIDTLAGQLVKLNKKINENNESIKQKFAEANKANSMSDRPGMREQAQLATIEGAGLQEMNEKLQPLQRNIKTVLAFMEKVNQSADYIIKETEIKVRLKETEYQIVKESSNALKTAVSIFKGDPDKKFYFDQSMEYIQDDMSQKLGEMKRAMDLSMDFINGVDIQNGVLSDKGVALLEAYNKGEFKMVQLDAQKANPITAPQPGQINPPKDAGYRNLLD from the coding sequence ATGGCAACTCCTGACTTTTCTCAATTAGGCGGTAGTACGGACGTCGAAAAGCGTTCGTTCTGGAGCCGCCCCGAAGGTATGCTGGGCATGATTGTGCTGGCCGGTATCGCCGGATTCGGGCTGGTGTATTTCAACCGCATCGTCGAATTCCTGATCCGCGTTACGTCCAACGTACTCGAGCTATCGCTGCTGCTGGGCGCGCTGGGCGTCCTGATCTTTCTCTTTACCAGCCGCGACGTACGGACGGCGGTTTTCTTCCTGTTCAAGTCGCTGATGCGCAGCATTACGGGCACAGTAATCCAGCTGAACCCGATCGCAATCATGAAGATCTACATCGACGATCTCAAGAAGAAGCGGCAGCAGATGCAGGGGCAGATCGATACGCTGGCCGGTCAGCTGGTGAAGCTGAACAAAAAGATTAACGAAAATAATGAGTCGATCAAGCAGAAGTTCGCCGAGGCCAACAAGGCCAACTCCATGTCCGATCGGCCCGGTATGCGCGAGCAGGCCCAGCTGGCCACCATTGAAGGGGCGGGTTTGCAGGAGATGAACGAAAAACTCCAGCCGCTGCAGCGCAACATTAAAACGGTGCTGGCTTTCATGGAAAAGGTAAACCAGAGTGCCGACTATATCATCAAGGAAACCGAGATTAAGGTACGCCTGAAAGAAACGGAGTACCAAATCGTGAAGGAAAGCTCGAACGCGCTGAAGACGGCCGTCAGCATCTTCAAAGGCGACCCCGACAAGAAGTTTTACTTCGACCAGTCGATGGAATATATTCAGGACGACATGAGCCAGAAGCTGGGGGAAATGAAACGGGCCATGGACCTGTCGATGGACTTCATCAATGGGGTGGATATCCAGAACGGCGTCCTGTCTGACAAAGGCGTCGCGCTGCTGGAAGCCTACAACAAAGGTGAATTCAAGATGGTCCAATTGGATGCCCAGAAAGCCAACCCTATCACCGCCCCTCAACCCGGCCAGATCAACCCGCCCAAGGATGCGGGATACAGGAATCTATTAGATTAG
- a CDS encoding capsule assembly Wzi family protein gives MLSSVVVTRQFLLVSFGWLLTLPIRAQSTESVQYSAELGGFAATSAQTPFWLRANQYGTVPLQGSLATVRLGAMKEYKLRRDTLNRRTSRFDWGFGLNVVANTAPASYYNTARFFLPDAYGKVRLGAVELYAGNRREVAGLGDTTLTSGFVAWSGNALPYPKIQLHTPDFVPLGFTKKLIAFRAGYAHGWLINTYIQGSYLHQKYLYVRVGKPNWRVWVTGGLNHQVQWGGRADYLVGTPLAVDGRLPTTFRDYLSMITGHYPGDVQNDRYTDFDGTNRIGNHLGSYDFSVEWRGNKANWLLYHQHLYEDASGLAFQNVPDGLTGLRYLNRRPSNARFRVKRLLVEWLSTTNQSGAVFDQSARYQGADNYFNHSQYREGWTYQGRTIGTPFIAPYTELSTRAVNEGGSFFPNNRLVAWYVGGEGAFRKGTVLTARLSYSRNFGTYSRPFTETFHQFSSLLSARWPLDKRASTVLTTSLSLDRGQLFPTSTGGFVSLRKAW, from the coding sequence GTGCTGAGTTCAGTGGTTGTCACGCGCCAGTTTCTCCTGGTCAGCTTCGGCTGGCTGCTGACATTGCCGATACGGGCACAGTCAACCGAAAGTGTACAGTACAGCGCCGAACTGGGCGGCTTTGCCGCCACTTCGGCGCAGACGCCTTTCTGGCTGCGGGCCAATCAGTATGGAACAGTTCCCTTGCAGGGATCGCTGGCGACAGTACGGCTGGGCGCCATGAAGGAGTATAAACTCCGACGGGATACGCTTAACCGCCGAACCTCCCGCTTCGATTGGGGATTCGGACTGAACGTAGTGGCGAATACGGCCCCGGCTTCCTATTACAATACGGCCCGGTTTTTCCTGCCCGATGCTTACGGAAAGGTTCGGCTCGGGGCTGTCGAGCTGTATGCCGGGAACCGTCGGGAAGTCGCCGGATTAGGCGACACCACGCTGACATCAGGTTTTGTGGCCTGGTCGGGCAACGCGCTGCCTTACCCGAAAATTCAACTGCATACGCCCGATTTCGTACCTCTGGGGTTTACTAAGAAGCTGATTGCCTTCCGGGCGGGCTATGCGCATGGCTGGCTCATCAATACCTACATTCAGGGAAGCTACCTGCACCAGAAGTACCTGTATGTCCGCGTGGGTAAACCCAACTGGCGGGTGTGGGTAACGGGAGGACTAAATCACCAGGTACAATGGGGTGGTCGGGCGGACTATCTGGTCGGGACGCCACTGGCCGTCGACGGCCGGCTGCCCACCACGTTTCGGGATTACCTGTCGATGATTACCGGGCATTATCCCGGAGACGTGCAGAACGACCGATATACTGATTTCGACGGAACCAACCGCATCGGTAATCACCTTGGTAGCTACGATTTTTCGGTCGAGTGGCGAGGTAATAAGGCAAACTGGCTGCTTTACCACCAGCACCTGTACGAAGACGCATCCGGGCTGGCGTTCCAGAACGTACCCGATGGACTGACAGGACTGCGTTACCTCAACCGGCGCCCTTCCAATGCCCGGTTTCGGGTGAAACGGCTGTTGGTTGAGTGGTTAAGCACAACCAACCAGAGCGGGGCTGTCTTCGATCAGTCGGCCCGTTACCAGGGGGCCGATAATTATTTCAACCATAGCCAGTACCGCGAAGGGTGGACGTATCAGGGCCGGACCATCGGCACGCCGTTCATTGCCCCGTACACTGAACTGTCGACACGGGCGGTTAATGAAGGCGGCAGTTTCTTTCCAAACAATCGACTGGTTGCCTGGTATGTAGGAGGAGAAGGGGCGTTTCGGAAGGGTACGGTACTGACTGCGCGACTATCGTACAGCCGCAACTTCGGTACGTATAGTCGACCATTTACGGAAACGTTCCACCAGTTTTCGTCGCTATTGTCGGCCCGCTGGCCCCTGGATAAACGGGCGTCAACGGTGCTTACTACGTCGCTCTCCCTGGATCGGGGGCAACTATTCCCGACAAGTACCGGTGGATTCGTCAGCCTCCGCAAAGCCTGGTGA
- a CDS encoding alpha/beta hydrolase, with protein sequence MKHVHFSKKLNQVKLGTAAAVFSLLSLTACQDHKVPLPGQAAVQPTGPAPAYAPDINRQMLAVVEELGRLSPVPIVQLTAQEARTKPFVKDAVNSLLDKNKITPPKANVAITQRTIPGYNGAPIRVVIYTPAGASSSAPVILYMHGGGWVIANPELYEASTLALAQNTGAVVVSVDYRLAPEFKFPTAHEDSYAAYKWVKENAASIGGNPNKVAIAGESAGGNMAVAVSMMARDRGLVMPIHILSVYPVANNDLNTPSYIKYANAMPLNRPLIEWFVDKYFRTMADGDHPYISLVDVADLRGLPPTTIIGAEIDPLQSEGMQLRDKLQSQGVSVAYQLFPGVTHEFFTTYAVVRGAQDAHELAAVRLREAFK encoded by the coding sequence ATGAAGCACGTTCACTTTAGCAAAAAGTTAAATCAGGTTAAACTGGGAACGGCAGCTGCCGTTTTTTCGCTCCTTTCGCTGACGGCCTGCCAGGATCATAAGGTTCCACTGCCCGGACAAGCCGCCGTTCAGCCAACGGGACCTGCCCCCGCTTACGCACCGGATATTAACCGGCAAATGTTAGCCGTTGTCGAAGAACTGGGGCGGCTCAGCCCGGTGCCCATTGTTCAGTTAACGGCTCAGGAGGCCCGGACGAAACCGTTCGTGAAAGACGCGGTTAATTCCCTGCTGGATAAAAACAAGATTACTCCCCCCAAAGCAAACGTAGCAATTACCCAGCGGACAATTCCGGGCTACAATGGCGCGCCTATTCGGGTGGTTATTTACACGCCAGCTGGCGCGTCCAGCTCGGCTCCGGTTATTCTGTATATGCACGGTGGTGGCTGGGTGATTGCCAATCCGGAACTGTACGAAGCGTCGACCCTGGCATTGGCGCAGAACACGGGCGCCGTCGTCGTTTCGGTTGATTACCGGCTGGCCCCGGAATTCAAATTCCCGACGGCGCACGAAGATTCGTACGCGGCTTACAAATGGGTGAAAGAAAATGCGGCTTCGATTGGCGGTAACCCCAATAAGGTGGCTATTGCGGGCGAAAGCGCCGGGGGCAACATGGCCGTTGCGGTCAGTATGATGGCCCGCGATCGGGGTCTGGTGATGCCAATACATATCCTGTCGGTTTATCCGGTTGCCAACAACGACCTGAACACCCCATCCTACATCAAGTACGCCAACGCGATGCCGCTGAACCGGCCGCTGATTGAATGGTTTGTGGACAAATATTTCCGCACGATGGCCGATGGGGATCACCCTTACATTTCGCTGGTCGACGTAGCCGATCTGCGCGGCTTACCACCAACGACGATCATCGGGGCTGAAATTGACCCGCTGCAAAGTGAGGGTATGCAACTGCGCGATAAATTGCAGTCGCAGGGTGTGTCGGTAGCGTATCAACTCTTTCCGGGCGTAACCCACGAGTTCTTTACCACCTATGCGGTAGTCCGGGGCGCTCAGGATGCGCACGAACTGGCCGCGGTTCGGTTGCGGGAAGCGTTTAAGTAA
- a CDS encoding Hsp70 family protein encodes MAAISCGIDFGTSNSSIAIARDGQVSLVPVEQDSVTIPSAIFFRQADNKAFYGRMAIELFLDRQPGRFMRSLKRVLGTSLMKQGTVVNGAAMNFPTIITSFLRHIKEKADAVADQSIEQVVMGRPVHFVDNDPQADAQAQTELKAIAQRIGFKNIEFQFEPIAAAFAHEARIQGEKLAIVVDLGGGTSDFTVIRLSNQYINKADRSSDILANTGVRVGGNDFDKELSLAGIMPELGYRSTYGDKGLEVPIKPYQDLAEWSKVNFLYTPKLITQIRLLLHQSHDKPRFKRLLDVLEKETGHSLLAAAEVAKIALTDQDEHNTELNFLEEGFYIPIKRNQFEQAIQEEVDKITASARQCLMEAGVSNQAINLVIMTGGSTEVYSVKQAFQQLFPNAALAEENKLSSVGLGLAYDSQHKFGYSLSH; translated from the coding sequence ATGGCAGCAATTTCTTGTGGAATCGATTTTGGTACGTCAAATTCAAGTATTGCCATTGCGCGGGACGGGCAGGTAAGTTTGGTTCCGGTCGAACAGGATAGCGTTACGATTCCCAGCGCTATCTTCTTCCGTCAGGCCGATAACAAAGCGTTTTACGGACGCATGGCTATTGAACTGTTTCTGGATCGTCAGCCGGGCCGGTTCATGCGCAGTTTAAAGCGGGTACTGGGTACGTCGCTGATGAAGCAAGGCACCGTTGTGAACGGCGCGGCCATGAATTTCCCAACCATCATTACGTCGTTCCTGCGCCACATCAAGGAGAAAGCGGATGCCGTAGCTGATCAGTCTATTGAGCAAGTCGTAATGGGACGGCCCGTTCATTTTGTCGATAACGACCCGCAGGCCGACGCCCAGGCCCAGACCGAGCTGAAGGCGATTGCCCAGCGGATTGGTTTCAAGAACATCGAATTTCAGTTTGAGCCCATCGCGGCTGCTTTTGCGCACGAAGCCCGGATTCAGGGCGAGAAACTGGCCATCGTTGTCGATCTGGGGGGCGGTACGTCGGATTTTACGGTAATCAGGCTGTCGAATCAGTACATTAACAAGGCTGACCGCTCGTCGGATATTCTAGCGAATACGGGCGTTCGGGTTGGTGGGAATGATTTCGACAAGGAGCTAAGTCTGGCGGGCATCATGCCCGAACTGGGGTATCGATCTACCTACGGCGACAAAGGGCTGGAAGTGCCCATTAAACCCTATCAGGATCTGGCCGAGTGGAGTAAGGTTAACTTTCTGTACACACCCAAGCTGATCACGCAGATCCGGCTGCTGCTGCACCAGTCGCACGACAAACCGCGCTTCAAACGCCTGCTGGACGTCCTGGAGAAGGAAACCGGTCACTCGTTGCTGGCTGCGGCCGAGGTCGCCAAAATAGCGCTTACTGATCAGGATGAACACAATACCGAACTCAACTTTCTGGAAGAGGGATTCTACATTCCCATCAAACGTAACCAATTCGAGCAGGCAATTCAGGAGGAAGTAGACAAAATCACCGCGTCGGCCCGGCAGTGTCTTATGGAAGCCGGAGTTAGCAACCAGGCGATTAATCTGGTCATTATGACGGGTGGCTCAACCGAAGTTTACTCCGTAAAACAAGCGTTCCAGCAGCTCTTCCCGAACGCAGCGCTGGCCGAAGAAAATAAGCTGTCCAGCGTGGGTCTTGGTCTAGCTTATGACAGCCAGCATAAGTTCGGCTACAGCCTGTCCCACTGA